A window from Drosophila nasuta strain 15112-1781.00 chromosome 3, ASM2355853v1, whole genome shotgun sequence encodes these proteins:
- the LOC132791022 gene encoding uncharacterized protein LOC132791022 — MQFKFKLLLISLCLLCTQVLGQDVRPEFPEDFPTTTIEADTELPTTTGSSVELPSEPATTSTEYLTTTTKVMTTIPTPTTEPITTTTTEAAEEPVPTTTELPEISSTPPVIPSWPPGGPYFYPTHAPATRPPHFTPTYHWLWDLYESEEVPRCYLREQTEQSRVRWGCGYSRSLHIISCYRCCYYGNSRFAGCTKLHSGVCHAQSSAWQI, encoded by the exons atgcaatttaaatttaagttgcTACTGATTTCTCTTTGCCTGCTGTGTACTCAAGTGCTAGGCCAAGATGTTAGACCCGAATTTCCAGAGGATTTTCCAACGACCACAATAGAAGCAGACACGGAGTTGCCAACCACAACGGGGTCGAGCGTAGAGCTGCCTTCAGAACCTGCAACAACCTCAACTGAATATTTGACGACTACAACTAAAGTTATGACAACAATCCCAACACCTACAACTGAACctataacaacaaccacaactgAAGCTGCTGAGGAACCTGTCCCAACCACAACAGAGTTACCTGAAATATCTTCGACGCCGCCCGTTATCCCCTCTTGGCCCCCTGGTGGTCCTTATTTCTATCCAACCCACGCTCCAGCCACAAGGCCACCTCATTTCACACCCACTTATCATTGGCTATGGGATCTGTACGAGAGTGAGGAGGTGCCCCGCTGCTATCTGAGAGAGcaaacagagcagagcagagttCGCTGGGGTTGTGGTT ATTCAAGATCATTACACATAATCAGCTGTTATCGCTGTTGTTATTACGGCAACAGCAGATTCGCAGGTTGCACCAAATTGCACAGTGGAGTCTGTCATGCTCAGAGTTCAGCCTGGCAGATTTGA